A region from the Muribaculum gordoncarteri genome encodes:
- a CDS encoding family 43 glycosylhydrolase, producing MKKIIHYINRIACTLSGISLATQLNTANGANPYLPLWEYIPDGEPYVFEDPDNPGKYRVYVYGSHDSLIKEYCGREQVVWSAPIDNLNEWRYDGIIFESKTDANGKPLNAEGIGDILYAPDIAEVVDKEGNKTYYFYPNNQSEGRKGMIAKASRPDGPFVVCNWSKESPKLTDGDLRFDPAVLVDDDGKVYGYWGFEESLGAEFDPVTMATVKKGTKPVKDMISHYKQDGVFRFFEASSIRKIKDKYVFIYSRKSDNGEWGLPTSNYTLAYAYSDNPLGPFTYGGTIIDGRGRDTDLQGNPIATATPNGNTHGSIAEINGQWYVFYHRQNGTTEYARQAMVEPIEVKVTEGPGGKVEISEAEYTSQGFETSGLDPYHRYSAGIACYYTGPRKAISAWPNFTFSGSYVQPTYGDEKNFETPYDLRVNSNPVVNNTDGSTVGYKYYNFDLLDTTKDNELVLNIKPLGTEGRIDIMVDSPWSERGGRKIGSLTLSPNAKQERTDMAVKLSGLKGMKGKHAIYLLFTSPIKDKSMCELHELTFRKAK from the coding sequence ATGAAGAAAATCATTCATTACATCAACCGAATAGCATGCACACTGTCGGGAATTTCATTGGCGACACAGCTCAACACTGCTAATGGAGCCAACCCTTATCTGCCGCTGTGGGAGTACATCCCCGACGGGGAACCTTACGTATTTGAGGATCCCGACAATCCGGGAAAATACCGCGTCTACGTGTACGGCTCCCATGACTCACTGATAAAGGAGTACTGCGGCCGCGAGCAGGTAGTGTGGTCGGCACCGATTGACAATCTCAACGAATGGCGATATGACGGCATCATATTCGAGTCGAAAACCGACGCCAACGGGAAACCGCTCAATGCCGAGGGAATAGGCGACATCCTTTACGCCCCCGACATAGCCGAGGTAGTCGACAAGGAGGGCAACAAGACCTACTATTTTTATCCCAACAACCAAAGCGAAGGTCGCAAGGGCATGATAGCCAAGGCATCGCGTCCCGACGGCCCGTTTGTAGTGTGCAACTGGAGCAAGGAGTCGCCCAAGCTGACCGACGGTGATCTGCGATTTGACCCGGCTGTGCTTGTCGACGACGACGGCAAGGTCTACGGCTACTGGGGCTTCGAGGAGTCGCTCGGCGCCGAATTTGACCCCGTAACCATGGCTACGGTCAAGAAGGGCACCAAGCCGGTCAAGGACATGATTTCACACTACAAGCAGGATGGTGTGTTCCGATTCTTCGAGGCATCGTCGATACGCAAAATCAAGGACAAATACGTATTTATTTACAGCCGCAAGTCAGACAACGGCGAGTGGGGCCTTCCCACCTCCAACTACACGCTTGCCTACGCCTACAGCGACAATCCGCTCGGCCCGTTCACCTACGGCGGCACGATAATCGACGGCCGAGGACGCGACACCGACCTTCAGGGCAATCCCATAGCCACGGCTACGCCCAACGGCAACACCCACGGCAGCATAGCCGAGATAAACGGACAATGGTATGTGTTCTACCACCGCCAGAACGGTACCACCGAATATGCACGCCAGGCAATGGTTGAGCCTATCGAAGTAAAAGTTACCGAAGGCCCCGGCGGCAAAGTCGAGATAAGCGAGGCCGAATACACCTCACAGGGTTTTGAAACCTCAGGGCTTGACCCCTACCACCGCTACTCGGCCGGAATAGCCTGCTACTACACAGGCCCGCGCAAGGCCATCTCGGCATGGCCCAACTTCACCTTCTCGGGCTCATACGTGCAGCCCACCTACGGCGATGAGAAGAATTTTGAAACTCCCTACGACCTGCGCGTCAACAGCAATCCGGTGGTCAACAACACCGACGGCTCGACCGTAGGCTACAAATACTACAACTTCGACCTGCTCGACACCACAAAGGATAATGAGCTGGTGCTCAACATCAAGCCTCTCGGAACCGAAGGCCGAATCGACATCATGGTCGACAGCCCGTGGAGCGAGCGTGGAGGGCGCAAGATAGGAAGCCTCACTCTAAGCCCCAACGCCAAGCAGGAGCGCACCGACATGGCCGTGAAGCTGTCGGGCCTAAAGGGCATGAAAGGGAAGCACGCCATATACCTGCTGTTTACCTCGCCCATAAAGGATAAGTCAATGTGTGAGCTGCACGAGCTTACATTCAGGAAAGCGAAATAA